The following nucleotide sequence is from Paenibacillus odorifer.
GGGAGCGGTATCTGTCTGGCTGGAAATCGACGGTGTGATTATAGAAGTAGCAGGCGGACAAACCGTCCGTTTCCCTGAGATCTAATCGAAGAGAGAAGACAGGAGGATTCTAATGAGAACGAAGGACACACAATCAGTCTATCAGCTGGCAAAAGTAGATATTTCCGCTGCTGGTCCACGCTGTAAAATGCTTATTGGCGATCTGAATGGGGATGGACGTGCAGAAATGCTGCTGGTCCAGCCGGATAATCGCCAGGATGTTCGTTATATTCCCCATCAGGTGCAATGCCTGACCGCTTTTGATATGGATGGCAAGCTGCTGTGGCAGGTGGGCACACCCGATCCTGACGCTGGCAGCCAAGGCTCGGACTATCCAGCGCAAGTTTATGATATAGATGGTGATGGGTCGCTGGAAGTATTATGTGTAATGGATGGACGTTTTCATATTTTTGAAGGTTCAACAGGAACGGTTAAGTCCATATACGACTTACCTGCTGAACATGCACATGATTGTATTATCATTGCCAATCTAACAGGGCAAGAACATGCTTCCGACATCATTCTGAAGGACCGTTATCATCAACTGTGGGTCTTGGATAAGAATTTCAATTTATTATGGACGCATACAGGCAATGTAGGACATTATCCGTGGGTTCACGATCTTCATGGAAATGGACAGGATCAAGTGATGGCAGGTTATGATCTGCTTGATTCTAAAGGTAATTTATTATGGAGCTGCCACGATCTGGATGACCACGCGGACTGTATTTGGGTTGGCGATGTGAATGGAGATGGTTATCCTGAACTGGTTGTCGGCGGAAGCGTAACGGTGATGTATGACCGGGACGGGCAAGAGCTTTGGCGTTATGACGGTTCTATAGAGTCACAGCATCTGGCGTTAGGCCGATTCCGGCCCGAACTGCCTGGTCTTCAGGTTGCCGGGCTGGACCGAATGATCCGCGAAGATGACGGCAAAGGGCTGAAGGGCAAGGATGCGTTGTTTCTTCTAGACTGTAATGGCAAGGAACTGTGGAAAGAAGAACGCACAACCGACGGTTGGCTGACTATAGTGGAAGCTGTGAGCAACTGGCAAGTGGGTTCTCCGGATTATATTCTCGCGTACCGCCGGGGAGGCGGGGTATATCCTGCTTTGTACGATGGACATATGCAGGTTGTAGCTGAATTCAAGGAGGAAGGTTATGCCGTTCACGGCGATCTTCTGGGATGTGGCAGCGAACAGGTTGTAATTTATAATGATGAGTCAGCAACGGTATATTCAAGCGAGTGGATAGATATTAGTACCTGTGCCTCTGAGAAATCGTTACCTCAGCCTAAAAGATTGTACAGCTCGACGCTGTATCCCGGTGGAGAAATAACGGTGTGAAGGAGGATATGCTTAGTGAGTACTTATATTCCAGAATACTTTCCTGATCCTGATTGTATTGCCAAATATAATGGGGGCAAAATCGAAAATGTACTGGCCGCTGTGGCCAGCCGTTTTATCGGTGCCTATCCCCCGCAGCCTCCGGTTTACCGGGTACATTCACAGAGTGGTTTCAAACGGCTCCGCGACTGCCGTTACGATATGAATCTGGAAGAACGACTGCCGGAGCTAGAGGCAGGACAATTCGTATATGTATGGGGAAAGCTGTGGAGTGACAATGAGGTAGAAGCCCCTTTCTCAGTTAGTTGCTACAGTCCAGTTAAGGTTTACATAAATGGACGTCTGGTGTTTAGCTCCAATCTAAATGATGATGTGTTTCCGGACCGGAGGACGTTTTTTCGGGCGGGCATGGATAAAGGCTGGAACCATCTTGTGCTGGAGTATGTAGCAACAGGTACAGGTTGCGGAGGGGTTTTTGGAACGGGCAGCGTCAAAGGTGCACCGGTACACTTTCTTACTCCAACGGCGCAGTTAAGCGGTTGTGAAGGTTGGATTTATAGTGGACCCCAACAGACGTCTTGGGCAGCTTGGCTGGAAGCTGATTTCACTGAAGAGCAGATGACAGCTCGCTGCGCTTGGTTTCCGACGCCGCAATGGTCGCCACAGGAACAGGCAACTGGCAACTGTTCACGTATATTTGGGGAATTACTAGGAGCCAAGGCGTTTGCTTGGTGTAAGCTGGAAGTTAAGAGCCTACAGAAAGATGACATACGCCTGCAAGGTAGCTATCGTGGAATGGCTGAAATCTCTATCTATGTGAATGGGAAACTTGTAGCTGAGCACCAGAACGTGAACGGCACGCTGGATATCCAACTGGAGCTTGGTTATGGACTACATGATCTCGTCGTGGAGTCCGTCTGCGGAGAGGGGAATTGGGGATTTGAACTGGACGTACGGTCTGGTGGTGTTCAGAGTAGTCTCGTGCAACCTTATTCAGTTGAAGGATTAACTGATCCTTGGCTGTACCTTGGACTATTCACCTCGGGGACAGCGCCGAAAGTCTTAGAACTGACCTCTATGGATACTTTATTTGGGGAAGCGGATGAAGTAACCTTTTGGCGGGTGGACCAACCGAATAGCTGGGTTAGGCCTTATTTGGAGAGTGTTATGTTTGGGCGCTGGAATTACCCTCTAGGCGTAACCCTGTACGGATTGCTGAGAACAGGAGTAGAGCTTAAGGCCCCCCATTATGCCGAATATGCACAACACCATATTGAGCAATGTACAGGGCTGCACGAATATGCCTTATGGGACCTTGAACGTTATGGCGCTCCGGGCATCAATCATCAGCTGGCGCTGATGGATTCGCTGGACGACTGCGGATCCTTCGGGGCAACGATGCTGGAAGCAAATAAGCTTCGTCCACTACAGGGCGCACCGGAAGCTGCTGCTGAAATTGCCAATTACATTACTAAAGTGCAGAGCAGGCTGCCTGACGGAGCTCTGTATCGGACCAGTGGCACAGTTGATTTCATGCAGCAGACGATGTGGTGTGATGATCTGTATATGAGCACGCCTTTTCTAAGCAAATATTATAAATTGACCGGAAATGCGGCTTATCTTGATGATGCGGCGGCGCAGTTTTTACATTACAAGGAGCGGCTGTTCCAGCCGGAGCTTGGCATTATGCATCATGTATATGATTATAAGTTTAATAAACCCAATGGCGTGCCTTGGGGCAGAGGTAATGGTTGGGTGATTTTCTCGCTGACTGAGCTGCTTGAAGTTATGCCTGAGCAACATCCGTTGCGATCTGATTTGCTTGATTATTTCCGTGAGCTTAGTAAAGGCTATCTTAAGCTGCAAGATGAGCATGGCTTATGGCATCAAGTGTTGACGGATCCTGAGTCTTACGCGGAGGCTTCTTGTACCTCTATGTTTATTTATGCTTTTGCTAGAGGCGTCCGCTGCGGTTGGCTGCTGGAACCGGAGTCATACGTAACCTCTGCACTCCACGGCTGGAGCGGCTTAACCCGTCATTGTATTGACAAACAAGGCAATGTTTACGGTGTCTGCCGCGGTTCGGGTTATTCGTTTAACAAACTGTATTATAAAGATGAATTGACCTGGCAATTAAACGATACACATGGGATTGGCATCGTGCTGCTGGCCGGAATTGAGGTTCACAGGCTTGTACGAGATTTGGAAATGAAATCACATA
It contains:
- a CDS encoding FG-GAP repeat protein codes for the protein MRTKDTQSVYQLAKVDISAAGPRCKMLIGDLNGDGRAEMLLVQPDNRQDVRYIPHQVQCLTAFDMDGKLLWQVGTPDPDAGSQGSDYPAQVYDIDGDGSLEVLCVMDGRFHIFEGSTGTVKSIYDLPAEHAHDCIIIANLTGQEHASDIILKDRYHQLWVLDKNFNLLWTHTGNVGHYPWVHDLHGNGQDQVMAGYDLLDSKGNLLWSCHDLDDHADCIWVGDVNGDGYPELVVGGSVTVMYDRDGQELWRYDGSIESQHLALGRFRPELPGLQVAGLDRMIREDDGKGLKGKDALFLLDCNGKELWKEERTTDGWLTIVEAVSNWQVGSPDYILAYRRGGGVYPALYDGHMQVVAEFKEEGYAVHGDLLGCGSEQVVIYNDESATVYSSEWIDISTCASEKSLPQPKRLYSSTLYPGGEITV
- a CDS encoding glycoside hydrolase family 88/105 protein; its protein translation is MSTYIPEYFPDPDCIAKYNGGKIENVLAAVASRFIGAYPPQPPVYRVHSQSGFKRLRDCRYDMNLEERLPELEAGQFVYVWGKLWSDNEVEAPFSVSCYSPVKVYINGRLVFSSNLNDDVFPDRRTFFRAGMDKGWNHLVLEYVATGTGCGGVFGTGSVKGAPVHFLTPTAQLSGCEGWIYSGPQQTSWAAWLEADFTEEQMTARCAWFPTPQWSPQEQATGNCSRIFGELLGAKAFAWCKLEVKSLQKDDIRLQGSYRGMAEISIYVNGKLVAEHQNVNGTLDIQLELGYGLHDLVVESVCGEGNWGFELDVRSGGVQSSLVQPYSVEGLTDPWLYLGLFTSGTAPKVLELTSMDTLFGEADEVTFWRVDQPNSWVRPYLESVMFGRWNYPLGVTLYGLLRTGVELKAPHYAEYAQHHIEQCTGLHEYALWDLERYGAPGINHQLALMDSLDDCGSFGATMLEANKLRPLQGAPEAAAEIANYITKVQSRLPDGALYRTSGTVDFMQQTMWCDDLYMSTPFLSKYYKLTGNAAYLDDAAAQFLHYKERLFQPELGIMHHVYDYKFNKPNGVPWGRGNGWVIFSLTELLEVMPEQHPLRSDLLDYFRELSKGYLKLQDEHGLWHQVLTDPESYAEASCTSMFIYAFARGVRCGWLLEPESYVTSALHGWSGLTRHCIDKQGNVYGVCRGSGYSFNKLYYKDELTWQLNDTHGIGIVLLAGIEVHRLVRDLEMKSHNEAK